The nucleotide window ACGAGTACCTCACCCCCGAGAAGGTCGACGAGCTGATCGACGAGTGGAGGCGCGATGGCTGAGTTCCCGAAGATCCTCAGCGCCAACTGGGACGTTGAGAACAGCCACACCCTCGACGTGTACGAGTCGCGGGGTGGCTACGGCGCGATGCGCAAGGCCCTCACGAGCGGGGGGATGAGCCCCGACGAGGTGCGCGAGCTGGTGAAGGACTCCGGCCTGCGTGGCCGCGGCGGCGCGGGTTTCCCGACGGGTGTGAAGTGGGGCTTCGTGCCCGACACCGACAAGAAGAAGTATCTCCTGGTGAACGCCGACGAGAGTGAGCCGGGGACCTTCAAGGATCGCTACATCATGGACTTCGACCCCCACATGATGATCGAGGGGTCGATCCTGAGCAGCTACGCGATCAATGCCAACGACTGCTTCATCTACATCCGCGGCGAGTATGGCTGGCTGGTCGACCGCGTGCAGGAGGCCGTGGACGAGGCCTACGCCAAGGGCTACCTGGGCAAGGACATCCTCGGCAGCGGCTACGACCTCGAGATGATCGTGCACAAGGGTGCCGGCGCCTACATCTGCGGCGAGGAGACGGGGCTGATCAACAGCCTCGAGGGTCGCAAGGGTCAGCCGCGCATCAAGCCGCCCTTTCCGGCCGTGGTCGGCTTCCTGGACTGCCCGACGATCGTCAACAACGTCGAGACCGTCGCGGCCGTGCCCTGGATCGTGAACAACGGCGCCGACGCCTACAAGGCGATCGGTACCGAGAAGAGCACCGGCACCAAGCTGTGGAGCGTGAGTGGTCCGGTGAAACGGCCGGGCAACTACGAGGTCCCCATGGGCCTGCCCATGAAGGAACTGATCTACGGCGAGGACTACTGCCAGGGCATGCTCGACGGCGTCGAGCTCAAGGCCTGCATTCCGGGCGGTTCGTCGGTTCCGGTGCTCACCGCCGAGGAAACCCTGGCCTGCAACATCGACTACGAGAGCTTCGCCGAGCACGGCACCATGCTCGGCTCGGGCGGATGCATCGTGATCGGAGACGACGCGAGCATGCCCGAACTCTTGAAGGTCGTCCTGCAGTTCTACCACCACGAGAGCTGCGGTCAGTGCACGCCGTGCCGCGAGGGCACCGGCTGGCTCGACATGATCCTCGACCGCATGCTGCGCGGTGAGGGCCGGCCCAAGGACCTCGAGTTGCTCGACCGCATCGGCAACAACATGATGGGCACGACCATCTGCGTGCTCGCCGACGCGGCGGTCATGCCCGCGCAGAGCTTCGTGAAGAAGTTCCGCGACGAGTTCGAGGCCCTTCTGCCCGAAATGGAAGAGCCCGAGGAGTACATCCCCACGACCAGCGCCGCCGAGATGCCGCGCTGAGCTGGGGGAGGGAGCGACAGTGGCCAAGATCACCATCGACGGCGTCGAGCACGAATTCGAAGAGGGCAAGAACCTGTTCGAGGCCTGTGCCGAGGCCAACGGCGAGAAGCTGCCGCACTTCTGCTACCACCCGGGTCTGTCGATCGCGGGCGTGTGCCGCATGTGTCAGGTCGAGATCGAGGGCGTGCCCAAGCTCGTGATCGCCTGCAACGCCGCCGTGCGCGACGGCATGGTCGTCAACACGAAGACCCCGCGTGTGCGCAGCACGGTGCAGAACATCCTGAACTTCCATCTGCTGCACCATCCGGTCGACTGCCCCGTGTGCGATCAGGCCGGCGAGTGCTCTCTGCAGGACTTCTACATGGATCACGGCCTGTACGACGCCGAGATCGACATCGACGACAAGATCGACAAGGGCAAAGTGAAGCCGATCGGCGACCTGGTGATGCTCGATGCCGAGCGCTGCGTCCTGTGCGCGCGCTGCACGCGCTTCACCAGCGAGATCACGAAGACCCACGAGCTGGGGATCTTCAACCGCGGCAACCACAGCGAGATCGACGTCGCCCCGGGCAAGACCCTGGACAACAACTACTCGCTGAACACCGTCGACATCTGCCCGGTGGGCGCGCTGACCAGTCGTGACTTCCGCTTCCGCAAGCGGGTGTGGTGGCTCGACGTCACCGACAGCGTCTGCCCCGGTTGTGCGACTGGCTGCAACATGACCATCGATCACAACGAGGGCACCGCGTACCGCTTCAAGCCGCGCGAGAACCCCGAGGTGAACGACTACTGGATGTGCGACCACGGGCGCCTGCTCTACAAGCGGATCGTGACCGACGCTCGGCTCGAACACCCGACCGTCGGCGTCGGCGAGCAGCGCGAGCAGAGCTGGTGGGAGCGCGCCTACCGTCGCGTGCTGGAACTCGCCGAGAGCCGGACGCTGGTCTTCGCGGGGAGCCCGCACGCCACGCTCGAGGAGCTGTACGCCCTGGGTCGCCTGGCCGAGGCCGTCGACGGCCGGTGGCTGGGCGCACGCCTGAGCGGCACGGAGACGGGGGAGGGCGACGACATCCTGTTCAGTGCCGATCGCACGCCGAACGCCGAGGGCATCCGTCGGCTGGGGGCTGGCGAGTTCACGGTGGAGCAGCTGCGCGAAGCGGCCACGCAGGAGAACGTGCTCGTGGTGCTCGAGAACGACCTCGCGGGCCTTGCCGCCGAGGACTCGGTGCTGGACGGTTTCGCCGCCGTCGTGACCATCGCCACCGACGGTACGGCGACCAGCGACCGGGCGGAGGTCGTGCTGCCCACGCTGAAGTACGCCGAGAAGCTCGGGACCTTCGTGAACAAGGACGGCCGCGCCCAGGCGTTGAACGCGGCCTTCCCCGGGCCGGCCGAGGCCCGCGACACGATCCGCATCGTGCGCGACCTCGGAGAGGTCTTCGGGCACACCTTCGCCTGGGCGGACACCGCCGGGGTGCGGGGCGAGATCGCGTCGACCGTCGAGGGCTTCGGGGCGATCAGTGGCGGGATCGGCCCGCAGGGCGTCGCGCTCGACGCCGGATCCGTGCAACCGACCCCCAGCGGTGGCGAGGAGGCGCAGGCGTGACGGGACTCGAGGAGATCGGCTGGACGCTCAGCAAGATCGGTTTCATGCTCGGCGTGATCATCGGGCTGTTGCCCGCGATGATCTGGGCCGAGCGCAAGGGCGCTGCCTACATCCAGGATCGCGTCGGACCGAACCGGGCGAACATCCTGGGGCTTCGGCTCGGTGGGCTGATCCACCCCCTGGCCGACGTGCTGAAGCTTGTGTTCAAGGAAGACGTGATCCCCGCCGGCGTGAACCGCTTCTTCTACCACCTGGCGCCGTTCCTGGTCATGGTGGTCGCGCTGCTGACCTTCGCGGTGATCCCTTTCGGCGACAAACTCTACCTGGGTGATCAGGTCATCAACCTGCAGGTGGCCGATCTCAACGTCGGGGTGCTGTACATCCTCGCGATCACCAGTCTCGGCGTGTACGGAATCGTGCTTGCCGGTTGGGCGAGCAACAACAAGTACTCGTTCCTGGGTGGGATCCGTAGCACCAGCCAGATGATCTCGTACGAGATCAACATGGGGCTGGCCGTGCTGTCCTTGATCCTGGCCACGGGCACCGTCCGCCTGAGCGACATGGTGCAGGGGCAGGGCGAGCTGTTGTTCGGCTTCCTCCCGGCCTGGGGCGTGGTCATCCAGCCGGTCGGTTTCCTGATCTTCATCGTGGCGCTCTTCGCCGAGGTGAATCGCAATCCCTTCGACCTGCCCGAGGGCGAGAGCGAGCTCGTGTCGGGCTACCACACCGAGTACTCCAGCCTGAAGTTCGCCCTGTTCTTCATGGCCGAGTACGCCAACATGATCGTCGGCGCGGCGATCGTGGCCACGCTCTACTTCGGCGGCTGGCAGGTGCCGTGGATGGGGACCGAGACGCTGCGGGCGAACGCGGGCCCGCTGCTCACGGGGACCGTCGTGGTGGCCGTCGCGCTGCTGCTCCTGTTCACGCGAGCGCTGTTCCGGCACTACGGCCAGATCAGGTACACCCTCGGTGATCGCCGCGAGAAGGAACCCCTGGTGATCGGCGTGGTCTTCCTGGCCGCTGCGATCGGGGGCGTGCTGTTCCTGATCGGTGGGCGTCCCTGGGCGATCGAGCCCGGGAGCCCCGCCTCGATGCACTACGCGACGGCGACACAGGTCGGAACCTTCGTCCTGAAGACGATCTTCTTCGCCTGGTTGTTCATCTGGGTGCGCTGGACACTCCCGCGCTTCCGGTACGACCAGCTCATGCGCCTGGGTTGGAACTTCATGCTCCCCCTCGCCCTGGTGAACTTCTTCGTGACCGCCTTCGTGGTCCTGCTGCTCGAATCGTAGGGGGAAGAGTCATGCCGTATTCGATCCACGGTCCCAAGGCCATCACCGGCGGCAAGGGCGCGCGTATGCGTCCCGGCGAGTCGGTCTACGTCTTCGAGATCCTCAAGGGGCTCGGCGTGACCATGCGGCACCTGCTGGCCAACATCTTCGACCGCAGCCGCATGCCGACCCTGGAGTACCCCGACGCCAAGCCGGAGTACGGTCCGTGGTTGCGGGGGCGCCATCGCCTGATGAAGCGCGAGGACGGTTCGCCGCGCTGTGTGTCGTGCCAGATGTGCTCGACCATCTGCCCGGCCGACTGCATCTCGATCGTGGCCAAGGAGGACGACCGGCCCGACGTCGAGAAGGCTCCCGAGAGCTTCGACATCGACCTGCTGCGGTGCGTGTACTGCGGTCTCTGTGTCGAGGCCTGTCCCTGTGACGCCATTCGTATGGACACGGGGATCTTCGAGTTGGCCGCCGACAGCCGTGAGGCCTTCGTGGTCGACATCGACTTCCTGCTGAACAACACCACCGATGGGGTGAAGCGCTGATGGAAGGGTTGTTCTTCTACCTCTTCGCCACCGTTGCCGTGATCTCGGCGGTGGCGATGGTCACCCGCAAGGATCCGGTCACCAGCGCGTTCTGGCTGATCTTCTGCTTCCTGAACGTCGCGGCCCTGTTCGCCACGTTGAGCGCGCACCTCATGGCGGTGCTCCAGGTGTTGATCTACGCCGGCGCGATCATGGTGTTCTTCCTCTTCGTCACCATGTTCCTGGGCAAGACCAAACGAGCGATCTCGAAGCCCAATCCCGTGCTCTACGGCATCGCGCTGTTGACCGTGGTCGGGATCTCGTGGTTCATGATCGGCCTCTCGGGGGGCGAGCGCGTACCCTTCCCCGAGGTCGACGGTCGTCACGGGACCATCGAGGCCGTCAGCGAACTGATGCTGTCGGAGTACATCTTCCCCTTCGAGCTGACCGGCCTGCTCCTCACCATCGCGGTGATCGGGGCGGTCCTGCTGGCCCGCCGGCAGGCACCGGGTTCGCGCGGTACCCATTTCTCGAGCCCCCGCACCCCGGTGGCGCGAGCACGTGAGAGCGTCGCCGGAGGTGCGTCGGATGCCTGATCTCACTGCGTTGACGAACGCCGTCCAGGTCGGCCTGGGGCACTACCTGGGCCTGTCGGCGATCCTCTTCAGTATCGGTGTGCTCGGCGTCGTGTTCCGGCGCAATGCGCTGGTCATGTTCATGTCGGTCGAGCTCATGCTCACGGCGGTGAACCTGAGTCTCATCTCGTTCAGCCGGTACATGGACGACATGCACGGGCACGTCTTCGTGCTCTTCGTGCTCGCCGTCGCGGCCGCCGAGGCGGGCGTGGGGCTGGCGATCCTGGTCGAGATCTTCCGCAAGCGGGACACCGTCGACGTCGACGAGTTCCGCCAGTTGATGGAGTAGCCGATGCACGAGACCGATCTCCTGCGCTGGATCGTGCTTCTGCCGCTGCTCGGCGCCGCCTTCAACGGACTGATCGCACCCCGCCTGCCGCGGGGTGTGGTGTCGTTCGTGGGCGTCGGCAGCGTGGCGGCGGCCTTCGCCTTGTCGGTGAAGGTGTTCTTCGACCTGCGGGCGATGCCCGGGGCCGAACGGGCGCTGCACGACCTCGTGTACAATTGGATCCCGATCGGCGATCTGTCGGTCGACGTGGCCTTCACGGCCGACCCGCTCAGTTCCGCCATGATGCTGCTGGTCACCGGCGTGGGGTTGCTGATCCACGTCTACAGCGTCGGCTACATGAAGGGCGACTCCAGCTATTCACGGTACTTCGCCTATCTGAACCTCTTCGTCTTCTCGATGCTGGTCCTGGTGGCGGCCGACAACCTTCTGCTGCTCTTCGTGGGTTGGGAGGGCGTGGGACTCTGCAGCTACCTTCTGATCGGCTTCTGGTTCAGCGACGAGGCCAATGCCAAGGCGGGCAAGAAGGCGTTCATCGTCAACCGGATCGGGGACTTCGGCTTCCTGATCGGTATGTTCGTCCTGGCCAAGGCACTGATCGGCCACGTCGCGCCGGGCGAGAACCTGTTGGCCTACGACGTCCTGGCCAATCACCTCGACGTACTGGCCCCGGTGGCGACACTCGCCGGCATCCTGCTCTTCGTGGGGGCCACCGGCAAGAGCGCGCAGATCCCGCTGTACGTCTGGCTGCCCGACGCCATGGCCGGTCCGACTCCGGTCTCGGCCCTGATCCACGCCGCGACCATGGTCACCGCGGGCGTGTACATGGTCGCGCGCTTGGGCTTCCTCTACGACATCGCACCGGTCGCCAGCGGGGTGATCGCGGTGGTGGGGGCACTGACCGCACTGCTGGCGGCCACGATCGCGCTCGCACAGAACGACATCAAGAAGGTGCTGGCCTACTCGACGGTCTCGCAGTTGGGCTACATGTTCCTGGCCTGCGGCGTGGGTGCCTACTACATCGGCATGTTCCACGTCTTCACGCACGCATTCTTCAAGGCCCTGCTCTTCATGGGTGCGGGGTCGGTGATCCATGCCCTGCACCACAAGCAGGACATGCGGATCATGGGCGGTATCCGCAAGTACATGCCGATCACCTTCGTCACCATGGGAGTGGCCACCCTGGCGATCGCCGGCGTGCCTCCGTTCTCCGGGTTCTTCAGCAAGGACGAGATCCTCTACTACGCCTTCCAGAAGAGTCCGGTCCTGTGGGCGATCGGATTCGTGGTGGCGGGGATGACCGCGTTCTACATGGCGCGCCTGATGATGCTGACCTTCTTCGGCAAGGAGCGCATGGACGACGAGACGCGGGAGCACCTGCACGAGTCGCCACCGAGCATGACGCTGCCGCTGGTGGTGCTGGCGGTGCTGAGTCTGGTGGGCGGATTCATGAACGTTCCCGAGTTCCTGGGTGGGGGCAAGCACCTGTACCACTGGTTGCAGCCCTCGATCACCGGAGAGCAGTACCTGAGCGCGGGCGCCCACGCGGGCGAGCACGCGGTGGTCGCCGCCGGCGATCACGGCGAGGCCTCACACGGTGGTCACGGACTGGAATGGGCGCTGGCCATCGCCTCGTCGCTGTGGGCGATCCTGGCGCTGGCCGCCGGGGTGTACGTCTACGGCCCGGGTATCCGCATCGCGCAGAGCGCGGCCGCGCTGGGCGGAGGCGCGCTGCAACGGGTCCTGCAGAACAAGTGGTACGTCGACGAGATCTACGAGGCGGCGGTCATCGACCCGATCCATCGTCTGAGCGACACGGTCCTGTGGCGCACGATCGACGCGGTGATCATCGACGGTCTGCTCGTCAACGGGGTCAGCCGGGTCCTGGCCGTGATCGGCCAGCTGGTCCGGCTGGTGCAGAACGGTCTGTTGCGCTGGTACGCCTACAGCTTCGTGGCCGGGGTGCTGGTGCTCCTGATCTACGTGGCCCGACGGATGAACGGCTAGGGAGGGAACCGTGTTCGAGTCGAATCTTCTCAGCTGGGTCGTCTTCGTGCCGCTGATCGGCGTCGCCGTGCTGCTGGTGCTGCCACGCGTGCACGACAACGTGATCCGCGGTGTGGCCCTGGTCACCACGTTGCTGAACTTCCTGGTCTCGTTGCTGCTCCTGCAGCGCTTCGAGACCAACGCGGCGCTGCAGTTCGTCGAGCGGGTGCCGTGGATTCCGGCCTTCGACATCGAGTACTACATCGGGCTCGACGGCATCAGCCTGTGGCTCGTGCTGCTGACCACCTTCCTGGGCCCGATCATCGTGCTCAGCACGTGGTCGGCAGTGACCGATCGCGTGCGCGAGTTCATGGTCTTCTACCTGATCCTGCAGGCAGCCATGCTGGGAACCTTCTCCGCCCAGGACATGGTGCTGTTCTACGTGTTCTGGGAAGCCGTGCTGCTGCCCATGGCGCTGATGATCGGGATCTGGGGCGGCGAACGGCGGATCTACGCCGCGGTGAAGTTCGTGCTCTACACCATGGTCGGCTCGGTGCTGATGCTGGTCGCGGTGCTGTACATGTACAGCAAGGCCGGCAGCTTCTCGTTCGCGGCCCTGGCGCAGACGCCGTTCACCTTCGTCGAGCAGGCGTGGTTGTTCGGGGCCTTCACCCTGGCCTTCGCGATCAAGGTGCCGGTCTTCCCCGTCCACACCTGGCTGCCCGACGCCCACGTCGAGGCGCCCACGGCGGGATCGGTGGTCCTGGCCGGCGTCATGCTGAAGATGGGAACCTACGGTCTCGTCCGGCTGTCGATCCCCTTCTTTCCACTCGCTGTCGAGGAGTTCGCACCCCTGCTCGCGGTTCTGGGCGTGATCGGTATCGTCTACGGTGCGCTCGTGGCCATGGTGCAGCGCGATGTGAAGAAGCTGGTGGCCTACAGCTCGGTGAGCCATCTGGGCTTCGTGGTGCTGGGCCTGTTCGCCATGTCGATCGAGGGGGTGGCCGGCGCGATCTACGTCATGCTGGCCCACGGCCTGAGCACGGGCATGCTCTTCCTGCTGGTGGGCGTGATCTACGAGCGGCGCCACACGCGCAAGATCAGTGACTTCGGCGGTCTGGCGAAGGTCATGCCGATCTACGCCTTCCTGTTCATGATCGCCACGCTGGCCAGCGTGGGGTTGCCGGGGCTGAGCGGCTTCGTGGGCGAGTTCCTGGTGCTCATGGGCGCGTTCAAGAGTCTGAGCCTGGCCGGCGCGCAGTGGTTCGCGGTGGTCGGTGCGCTGGGCGTGATCCTCGGCGCGGTCTACATGCTGTGGATGGTGCAGCGCGTGTTCTTCGGTGAGGTCAAGCACGACGAGAACCGCGGCCTCCGCGACATGAGCGGTCGCGAGATCGCCCTGATGGTGCCGCTGGTGATCATGATCGTGGTCATGGGCGTGTACCCGAAGCCCTGGCTGTCGCGCATGGAGCCGGCAATCGACGCCATGCTGCAGACCCACGAGCGACGCGTGGCGGAGATGCAGGCCGATGCCCCGGCACTTGCCGGTTTCCTCGATCCCGAGTCCGACGAGCAGCTGGAGGTGCGGCCGTGAGCTGGACGGACGTGCAGATGATCGCGCCGATGATCTGGCTCACCCTGGGTGGGGTGGCCGTGCTGCTGGTCGACGCCTTCTGGCGGCGTGAAGGCCAGGGACACCTGACGGCGACGAGCGTGATCTTCCTGGCGCTGTCGGCGATGTCGATCGTGGGTCAGATGACCAACACGACGGCGCCCACCGGCAGTGCCTTCGGCGGAGCCCTGGTCATCGACCAGTTCGCGAACTTCTTCAACCTGACCTTCGTGCTGGTGGCCTTCCTGAGCATCGCGACCGGCGCGGTGTACTTCGCGCGCGAGCAGAAGCCGTTGCCCGAGTTCTTCCCGCTGGTGTTGTTCGCCACGGTGGGGATGATGGTCATGGCGGCCGCGAACGACCTGATCACGTTGTTCGTCGGGCTCGAGACCATGTCGATCTCGCTCTACGTGTTGGCCGCGAT belongs to Candidatus Krumholzibacteriia bacterium and includes:
- a CDS encoding NADH-quinone oxidoreductase subunit J; translated protein: MEGLFFYLFATVAVISAVAMVTRKDPVTSAFWLIFCFLNVAALFATLSAHLMAVLQVLIYAGAIMVFFLFVTMFLGKTKRAISKPNPVLYGIALLTVVGISWFMIGLSGGERVPFPEVDGRHGTIEAVSELMLSEYIFPFELTGLLLTIAVIGAVLLARRQAPGSRGTHFSSPRTPVARARESVAGGASDA
- the nuoF gene encoding NADH-quinone oxidoreductase subunit NuoF; protein product: MAEFPKILSANWDVENSHTLDVYESRGGYGAMRKALTSGGMSPDEVRELVKDSGLRGRGGAGFPTGVKWGFVPDTDKKKYLLVNADESEPGTFKDRYIMDFDPHMMIEGSILSSYAINANDCFIYIRGEYGWLVDRVQEAVDEAYAKGYLGKDILGSGYDLEMIVHKGAGAYICGEETGLINSLEGRKGQPRIKPPFPAVVGFLDCPTIVNNVETVAAVPWIVNNGADAYKAIGTEKSTGTKLWSVSGPVKRPGNYEVPMGLPMKELIYGEDYCQGMLDGVELKACIPGGSSVPVLTAEETLACNIDYESFAEHGTMLGSGGCIVIGDDASMPELLKVVLQFYHHESCGQCTPCREGTGWLDMILDRMLRGEGRPKDLELLDRIGNNMMGTTICVLADAAVMPAQSFVKKFRDEFEALLPEMEEPEEYIPTTSAAEMPR
- the nuoL gene encoding NADH-quinone oxidoreductase subunit L — translated: MHETDLLRWIVLLPLLGAAFNGLIAPRLPRGVVSFVGVGSVAAAFALSVKVFFDLRAMPGAERALHDLVYNWIPIGDLSVDVAFTADPLSSAMMLLVTGVGLLIHVYSVGYMKGDSSYSRYFAYLNLFVFSMLVLVAADNLLLLFVGWEGVGLCSYLLIGFWFSDEANAKAGKKAFIVNRIGDFGFLIGMFVLAKALIGHVAPGENLLAYDVLANHLDVLAPVATLAGILLFVGATGKSAQIPLYVWLPDAMAGPTPVSALIHAATMVTAGVYMVARLGFLYDIAPVASGVIAVVGALTALLAATIALAQNDIKKVLAYSTVSQLGYMFLACGVGAYYIGMFHVFTHAFFKALLFMGAGSVIHALHHKQDMRIMGGIRKYMPITFVTMGVATLAIAGVPPFSGFFSKDEILYYAFQKSPVLWAIGFVVAGMTAFYMARLMMLTFFGKERMDDETREHLHESPPSMTLPLVVLAVLSLVGGFMNVPEFLGGGKHLYHWLQPSITGEQYLSAGAHAGEHAVVAAGDHGEASHGGHGLEWALAIASSLWAILALAAGVYVYGPGIRIAQSAAALGGGALQRVLQNKWYVDEIYEAAVIDPIHRLSDTVLWRTIDAVIIDGLLVNGVSRVLAVIGQLVRLVQNGLLRWYAYSFVAGVLVLLIYVARRMNG
- the nuoK gene encoding NADH-quinone oxidoreductase subunit NuoK; translated protein: MPDLTALTNAVQVGLGHYLGLSAILFSIGVLGVVFRRNALVMFMSVELMLTAVNLSLISFSRYMDDMHGHVFVLFVLAVAAAEAGVGLAILVEIFRKRDTVDVDEFRQLME
- a CDS encoding 2Fe-2S iron-sulfur cluster-binding protein, with translation MAKITIDGVEHEFEEGKNLFEACAEANGEKLPHFCYHPGLSIAGVCRMCQVEIEGVPKLVIACNAAVRDGMVVNTKTPRVRSTVQNILNFHLLHHPVDCPVCDQAGECSLQDFYMDHGLYDAEIDIDDKIDKGKVKPIGDLVMLDAERCVLCARCTRFTSEITKTHELGIFNRGNHSEIDVAPGKTLDNNYSLNTVDICPVGALTSRDFRFRKRVWWLDVTDSVCPGCATGCNMTIDHNEGTAYRFKPRENPEVNDYWMCDHGRLLYKRIVTDARLEHPTVGVGEQREQSWWERAYRRVLELAESRTLVFAGSPHATLEELYALGRLAEAVDGRWLGARLSGTETGEGDDILFSADRTPNAEGIRRLGAGEFTVEQLREAATQENVLVVLENDLAGLAAEDSVLDGFAAVVTIATDGTATSDRAEVVLPTLKYAEKLGTFVNKDGRAQALNAAFPGPAEARDTIRIVRDLGEVFGHTFAWADTAGVRGEIASTVEGFGAISGGIGPQGVALDAGSVQPTPSGGEEAQA
- a CDS encoding complex I subunit 1 family protein, producing the protein MTGLEEIGWTLSKIGFMLGVIIGLLPAMIWAERKGAAYIQDRVGPNRANILGLRLGGLIHPLADVLKLVFKEDVIPAGVNRFFYHLAPFLVMVVALLTFAVIPFGDKLYLGDQVINLQVADLNVGVLYILAITSLGVYGIVLAGWASNNKYSFLGGIRSTSQMISYEINMGLAVLSLILATGTVRLSDMVQGQGELLFGFLPAWGVVIQPVGFLIFIVALFAEVNRNPFDLPEGESELVSGYHTEYSSLKFALFFMAEYANMIVGAAIVATLYFGGWQVPWMGTETLRANAGPLLTGTVVVAVALLLLFTRALFRHYGQIRYTLGDRREKEPLVIGVVFLAAAIGGVLFLIGGRPWAIEPGSPASMHYATATQVGTFVLKTIFFAWLFIWVRWTLPRFRYDQLMRLGWNFMLPLALVNFFVTAFVVLLLES
- a CDS encoding NADH-quinone oxidoreductase subunit I, whose translation is MPYSIHGPKAITGGKGARMRPGESVYVFEILKGLGVTMRHLLANIFDRSRMPTLEYPDAKPEYGPWLRGRHRLMKREDGSPRCVSCQMCSTICPADCISIVAKEDDRPDVEKAPESFDIDLLRCVYCGLCVEACPCDAIRMDTGIFELAADSREAFVVDIDFLLNNTTDGVKR
- a CDS encoding NADH-quinone oxidoreductase subunit M, which gives rise to MFESNLLSWVVFVPLIGVAVLLVLPRVHDNVIRGVALVTTLLNFLVSLLLLQRFETNAALQFVERVPWIPAFDIEYYIGLDGISLWLVLLTTFLGPIIVLSTWSAVTDRVREFMVFYLILQAAMLGTFSAQDMVLFYVFWEAVLLPMALMIGIWGGERRIYAAVKFVLYTMVGSVLMLVAVLYMYSKAGSFSFAALAQTPFTFVEQAWLFGAFTLAFAIKVPVFPVHTWLPDAHVEAPTAGSVVLAGVMLKMGTYGLVRLSIPFFPLAVEEFAPLLAVLGVIGIVYGALVAMVQRDVKKLVAYSSVSHLGFVVLGLFAMSIEGVAGAIYVMLAHGLSTGMLFLLVGVIYERRHTRKISDFGGLAKVMPIYAFLFMIATLASVGLPGLSGFVGEFLVLMGAFKSLSLAGAQWFAVVGALGVILGAVYMLWMVQRVFFGEVKHDENRGLRDMSGREIALMVPLVIMIVVMGVYPKPWLSRMEPAIDAMLQTHERRVAEMQADAPALAGFLDPESDEQLEVRP